GTCTCACACATGTTCCgtcataactttttacatagatgcattagaagaataattttttttgcaaaagatagaccacatattctatattaagaaacaatgcaataatatttttttacttttatgtaagatttataaattataacagaagggaaaaaagtaaaaaattcgtgcgacataactcattggactttagctaaatatgaaaataaattagttttaaattaatattttactgagtagccattatttttttcgattgcaacACATCTTTTAagcataaatgaaatttaattactaaTATGTGAATCATTTATTCCATTCTCGGCTCGCTTTAATACATCAAGTAGCTTGTTTTTATAACCGTGGACCTGTTCCTCTTTAATTTGCCTGTTGACAATTTCCCATAAGTTTTTAATCGGATTCATGTCACGAAACTGGTCGGACCATCTTATAACATAAACTTATTATTCCAAAAATCAATCCTTCACAACTTTGAGGATGTGCCTGGGGTCATTGACATGTTGAAACTGCCAATCAGGCAGCATTTTTTGGATAACGTGAGGAAACATTTGGGTTggcagtatatttttatattggaacCCATCCATGTTCCCTTCTATTCTGTAAATTGGTCCTACACCCTGACCAGAAAAGCATTCCCACACTATTATATTACCCTACCATGCTTTACTGCACCCTGCGAATATCGACACTCTAAACGCTTCATGTTGGTCTTCGTATACCTGTCATTCCATCTAAGTTctgtaaattaaatttggacTCATCTGAAAACAATATCGGCTTCCATTGCTCTTCAGACCAATTTATATGTAGTTTCGCAAATTCCAAAGGTGCTaaccgatttttttggaaatatctaTAAGATTTTTTTACTGCACGGAAGCTAAAAAGACCAACATCAACGGCGCGCCGTTGTATTGTACGCGTACTCTCTCTTAGTTGTGAGCTATCTACAACATTGTTTGTTGATATCTGAGGATATTTTATAAACTCGCGCACTATTCGCAAGTCATACTTTACCGAATTGACTCTGGGACGTCCtccaatattaagttttttaacggTTCCTTCAGCTTTATTCTTgcgtaaaatagcaaaaacagttgttttccccagagaataatttttttaaagcttctcttccacacattttttgtgaatttgcttacaattaataatttaagttcagttgaatgtgttttgtctatatttttatcaaaaataattttttagtagcATTATTCGGgacaactttaaatatttcacaacacactcgttatcattaaaataaacaactcgaaTAAGTGTGATCTacgatttataataattataattattgtaaGTACCTGCAAAATTCTTTTCCCGCCACATAACGGTAAATTAATTCAATGGAAGTGGTTATTTCGATATCCAAAGTGTTAGTCCAATGAGTTATGTCGcacgaattttttacttttttcccttccgttataatttataaattttaaacaaaagttaaaaaatattattgcattgtttcttaatatagaatatgtgatctatcttttgcaaaaaaaattattcttctaatgcatctatgtaaaaagttatgacggaacatgtgtgagactcgagttagtccaatgagttttgtccgacactgtatatactgtttcgtaaaattttgtggaatatttatctttattcttttatattttaaggaTGACAAAGTGTTCAAAAATGTTCCATGAAAAACCCTTTGCTGATTCAAATACGTAAAGGATAACAGGGCTGTCTaccataagtatacatatgtacgtatgtatgtatgcataatatACGTtgtatatggatgtatgtagcttcaaactatgtatgtatgtatgtatgtatgtacatacatacatagataaagTGTATGTACGAAgatgaattaattatttacatttatagaTATCAGTTTGTAGGGATGTGTGTAGTTATTTCACATTAATTGACAGATTCTTGGAATATTGGCTCATTAATGATGTataattcatacatacatacatacatatatagatatacatacatatatactcgtagtttgtaaaaatgaaaatacctCTGAGGCCTCTGAACTTATTTATTTCCTTATGTCATTGGTCGGCTCTACAAGAAAACATCTGCGATTTAAGTGAACAATTTTAGCTCccacattataaatatttatttctattttacttATCAGCATTACAGTCTGTGGCTGTGCAAAGTGAAATTGAATTAAGtcgaaaagcaaataaatgtaaaaaagcaGTATTCGATAtactatgtaagtatatttgtatttatctgCGTACTTATgcatgtacaaatgtatgtaagtatgtatgtatgtgcaagtaCATAGCTCGTTGGGTGTTTGAATAGGCCGTGACCTGCCGTTCTATTTTTAGATTCGTTTATAAATCGTGCATAGCTGCGGATTGTATATTTAGAAACAGAAACAAgtatttaaaacaacaaaaagcaaaacacTACCCCTGTcgtatattcacatacatatgtacatgcaaaagTATATACAAAGTGATATACGCGATTACTTATGTAGAGATATAGTAAGTATTTACTTAGCTATAACCATTCAGATCTATACACaaagtattttatattacaGCGTTTTTTCggagcgcaaaaatatgaagagAGCAAAAATGTGGAGAATTTCCGAGAGGCACacacatttttattgcaaaacaaACTGGGTGAAAGAGAGCAGATAAAGAGTGGGTGGCGTGCCAACTTAACGTCAAGCCGATATATCAACAAAATAACAGAATGAcaaaagacatacatatgtacatacatatgtatctatagtatcgtatgtacatatgtaatatataaacaAGTGAGATATATGGGTTTATCAGCGTATTTGTGGGGGGTTAATATTTCAGTAGAGATTCAGTCACTCCTCAGCCCAGCTCCTCAGGGTATCTAAgctatttgcaaaataaaaacaaactacAATAGAcgaaaatagaaacaaaaacaaaatacgaaaaacgcTAAGGAGAGAAGAACGCTCAAATCACATCCAAAATACACTTcattacaaacatacttatgtataataatatttacttgtgtacatattgtatttaaatatccACAGTGTATTTTATGGATCATTCACTCAATTGGAAGTAACGGCGATTGTTGTTAGGAGtattatagccttgacagacgagTAAAATTAATGCGCATTAAGAAATGCTAATgcacattaaaattttatggtgacaaacagacttgtgcatttaaacagctgattgtgaaatttgtttatttattaaaaaaaagtgaaataaaaatgtataagagGAAATTGTTAGTggcaattttggtatttttgaaagatcaatataaatttaatgaaaaaattcgtttattattaaatacgttaaaatataatatagtgcaaTTAAAAGCAATACTTCATTGTAACGTAAGAGCTGGGATTACAATCGCCGCACCtacgaaatatttgtattttaatttgagATTGAAATCTAAAATTGAGTATTTTAAGGACTGAAGTGGTAAATTTTGGGAGCGCGATATCCCAGCAATGGATGAATAAAGGTTCAAGGAAAAATTTGGTCTGGATAGAAGAAGGGCTTTCAAAAaattgtgcgaaaaagttaagaatattggaaaaatagatagcAATATGAGGCGCTGTATCTCACTTGAAAAAAGCGTATAGGTTGCCGTTGCTAGCTTGTTTGGCGTTGAGCGCAGCACATTTGGCAAAATTGAGATGGATTTTTGCCATGCAGTTTGTGATAGTCTTGCGGATTGCATTAATGCACATCCCCCACATCCTCAAGAACTGAAAAGAATCGTAGAAGGGTTAACACTGATGGGGTTTTCACAATGCTTTGATGCAGTAGATGGTTGCCACATCGATGTGCAGCCCAAAAAATAAGAAGCCTTAGAATACCACAATTATAAAGGATGGTATTCGGTTATTTAGTTAGCAAGCTGTGATTTATTTTCATACACatgtgtttacatttttatattacttgcagattaaagtatatatacatacataaaacttAGGATCCACAGGAAGAAATAATGATTCGTATATATTTGAAAGCAACTCACTTAAGcgttttcatactttttttttaacattttttctaaaagaCTTTTCATAATCTCTATGAACTCCTTGGTATTGTTACTTTGTAGTTCGATAGCATTAACAACTCTTTCAGTCAATTTTTTCCCATCCTCTACCACCGTCTTCAGCAATTCATTTTGCTCTTTTGCCACTTTTATTATTTCACCCATATAATTCCTCTTTCTAAATGTACCGGCTGCTGATATTGAGCTATCCAGTTTCCACAGTGATGGCGAGCTGGTCGATGCTATTACTGGCGCACAAAGCAGTTCAGCTACCGGTACTGCAGATGACATTGCTACTGGTGATGCTGTAGGTATATATGACTGGAATGGCAGCAATGTTGAATACGATAtgtttacaagaaaaaataattttaataataaacgcGTAAAATTCAGCCTACCACAGTAAACGATTCATAAGTTTCTGTAACATTGGCTGCTGTCAATTCGATTATTTGATGGACTGCGTCAAAATGTTTCCACCCCGATGGGCTGCCCCCCGAGAGcacaacttttttcttttcctttctgCAATTTAACAAAagataaaaatgttaacaagGTTATGTGGATTGACAGTATACCTATATTTTTGTGTAAGGTTCCGTATTTTAACATGCACTTCGTTTGGGGTAAATTTATGTCCCATTTGCACAGATATATCAGCATAGATGTGTGAATTGCCCTTAACGCGTCGCAAATCTCCAGCTCGTTCACACCACAAATCAATCAAAACACTTTCGTCGTTGTCCGTCCAAGCTGTGCGTTGTTTAATTCCTGCcatctaaatatattaaaatttatttttgttaatatactggCACGTAATATatttagcaatataaaaacagcTTACCTCTTACACtttccttaaatcttttatttacgtttttatcttcttctttttatcaatcatcattcgcaatagcaaaaatcggATATTTGtgggcagtgttgcctactcaaattcggcaaattcagctaaatgcacgaaatttttattcattactaatttgcattaacatggaTCAAATTCGCAAGTTAATGCAAATTAAGCCAGCTAATGCAAATTAACGCTGTCATTTGTCAAGGCTATTATTTTTTCACAGTCAGGGTTGCAAATGTTACATTATAAAGATAACTGAATTAactcttcaaataattttttgttattattttgtaattacgaaaattttttattataatttattatttattcaaattccaattaaataacggattggaaaataaaaaaagaaaataaatgttaatcCCAAAGGTCCCAAATCGCAGAAGTGTACaaacactatatacatacatacatgtattaaaaatgtatttaaaaagctCAGACCGTCAActtccaatttttaattttaaatacacttagttttgattttaattaaattttaatctccattttttttaatgtattttatgattcttaatttcgattttgaattgaaagaaaaatctGGTTCACAGCCAGACACCTCGAATGTCTTTAAAGATGTTCAAAGATCTTTTAGGAACGGtacttttgtaaattattaattaacttGCAGATAATATTCGAAATGGTTTTATGGTTTTTCGGCATTattttgtgtacatatacatacatttaaaatagttcaaaaagttgtaaaaattatcTTTTCACGATTTACGGTTGACCTTTGACTGGGAATAACTCTTCAATTAGTCGATTTAGAAAAGTTGTAGAAAGCTCAAaggaattaagaaaatattcctGTGTTTATCATATgggaaatcaaaaattcacctattaatattaatacatatCTCAAACTTTACCAGCCATTTTTGCGACATTTAGGACCTGTGATTGGTCACCTAATGTTTTCTGACTCGGTTGGAATACATATTGTGAAGGTACGTTAAGTCAATTGACTAAACTGGCAACTTGAAAAGTTGGAAATCAATAATCGCGATATTGGCGATATACTTGTAGATTAGGAAAAATAAGCTTTATATAAGATGCAGCCACATTCACCAATGGACTGAAATTCCTTACATTATTCCGTTTGAACTTTGACTTtccttatttaatatatatctatatgtacatatgtatatatgtacttacatacatatatgtttctaCATAGACATTGCCTTGTCCTGCCTTAATTCATTTAACCTTGCCGTTCTGTATTGGTGCCTTCCTCCAGTTTACTTGTTATAATATCCTAATATTTTACCTAATGTATGCACATACTACGTATTTACTCCTCCTTTtcatattgaatattttaactGTGGAGCCTTCAATGC
The DNA window shown above is from Bactrocera tryoni isolate S06 chromosome 4, CSIRO_BtryS06_freeze2, whole genome shotgun sequence and carries:
- the LOC120773847 gene encoding uncharacterized protein LOC120773847, yielding MAGIKQRTAWTDNDESVLIDLWCERAGDLRRVKGNSHIYADISVQMGHKFTPNEVHVKIRNLTQKYRKEKKKVVLSGGSPSGWKHFDAVHQIIELTAANVTETYESFTVSYIPTASPVAMSSAVPVAELLCAPVIASTSSPSLWKLDSSISAAGTFRKRNYMGEIIKVAKEQNELLKTVVEDGKKLTERVVNAIELQSNNTKEFIEIMKSLLEKMLKKKYENA